Genomic DNA from Elgaria multicarinata webbii isolate HBS135686 ecotype San Diego chromosome 2, rElgMul1.1.pri, whole genome shotgun sequence:
TATTCCAGTTCATGAgactttttttaaggaaagacATGTGCCATGATTCACACTTCATTGTTGACCTTAGTTCCGGCCTGCACCAGCTCTTGGGGCTCttccagggggcggggcttaggaATCCCCTTGGAGTGCATCCCTGCTgctatctccaatctgagatcaGAGGTAACAGTGGGGAGGTCCCCTGCTGGTACATGCCAGCAAGAGAaccccttgttatctccagttGGAGTTAACAGCAAGGATGTGGTACAACCTGGGCATTGGGACTAACCCATGCTGGGGACAacaaacactccccccccccaattggtgAGTCCCAATGTCTCTCGTCCTGGTGGTAGAGGGGGTAAGAACATGGGGTGAGAACAGTGGTCTCCCATGTGGGCAAGTCCTATTGTgggatggaggtggggtgggtgaaacCAGTTGATTCCCCTTTGTACCTCTGCCAGAGAAGTGACAGAGACTCAGACACTTCTCTTTTGACCACCCAGCCTCCTTTCCCATTGCCAAGGCTTAGATAGTAAGAGAGTTTTGCAGCTGATGCTGTTAtgtccattgaaatcagtggctttgtgactcctcttcttctcccctaTAATGTGAGATAAGGATGAAACATCATCACAAGTTCCTCTAACTCTAATCCATTCCTTATGCTGCCTGGAGAAACTGCTTCATGTTGCTTCATGGTAAGGCTGGCCCTACACTGACGTCCAATGGCAGATCACCCATTAACTGGAATTATTCTGGAATATGTTAATGATCAGTATATAAAATGTAGACAGACAATATAGATTTTCACAGCCCCAAACCAGCCCGAGTTAGATGCAAGCTTCTTAATGTGCAGCTGCTCCAGGACAGTTTATACTAGGAGTggcaacttgtagctctccagatgttgttgaatttcAACTTGAATCAGCCAtcactagcatagccaatggtgagggatgatgggagttgtagtccaataacttCTGGagagacacaagttgcccaccctttttTATATGATACCGGGAAGTATATCCTTCTTGTTACACATGGAAAGCCTATTGATCTGGCTTGGAATACCAACTTTGGATAAATGTAAAATGGGGACCAGCATGTAGCCATGGCAGGTTTCCATGTTTAATAGAGTGAAGCTAACATGGGCTGATACCTGGATGCCTTACATACCTCTCACTTGTGTGTCATGGATAGCAAATAAAGGAATAATTTAAGAATAGATTAGCTGGGCCAGCagttgcaaaccctactggctaATGGGGGATTTCTGTTCATACTAGGGAGgtacagattttattaaatctgttctgtctgtgttttgcagattatcaagcttctttttttacatcgtccactcattgacagaatgagATTATTTTTACTAGCATTGGGctctacttgtgctaattcacattagtgctCATGCACATCAGAGCTAATGCACCCTTGTGAAATttcactaatgcaaattagctaATGAGAATTAGCACAACTAATTCGGCTCACAAGTGCAccgaatccatgtgacttggaaaaaaaaccccaatctgCTGCTgaatctgcaggtcggattcatagaaatccaaactcatttggatcCGTTGCCAATTTCTTTGACAGCTCTGATCCACAGATGTTTATGCATTAACCATTATAAGCAACAATGAGAAATTTGTTCCTCTTCCATTAGATAAAAATTGATCTGCTCACACAGAACACTTTTGTTTGGCCTCTAGTGTAGATGCTGCAGATGAGATCACTGGCTTTCAGTAATTTAGTCCTATTTGTAAAAAAGTAAAAGGGTggggccctgcaacaaaatgttgtagtgaaTCACcagtgtgtctttgtgtgtttcCTGAGCCTGTGGCTGAGAAGATTGAAAAAATAATAGAAAGTATCAAAGATTGGAATCCTTGCTGCACTATCAGTTTGTATGGAAGTCAGTGTAGCATGATGCTTCTGCGTGCAATGGACAGCTGGATTCGACTTGGAAGGAGGTCTAAGGAGGCAATTTAAGTAGACTGACCATTGTTGCAACCTGACAAGTATGGTGGACTTTTGACTGGGACTCCAAACCACCTTCAGCCCCAGTTCTGGCCTGCTTTGTATGGCTGGTGTCAGGTCCTCTGAGCTTATCACCCTGTAAAGTAAGTGTTTAGAATAGCggtctatattttattttttgtttgttcagtTAGTGGTAGATTATGAAAGTGTATTCTATTTAATTACAATTTATTCTTACTATCCCATTTTCTATGTATATTGTTTATGTACATAACCGTATCCCTGAGAATGGATTTCCCCCTAAAATGTGATGGGCatagaatacattttttttctagtATCCAGAGTTTTTctcttgcttccccccacccgccTGCCCAGTAGGTGCTATTCCAGTTTTGTGTCTATCATCTATACTTATAGAATACTGCACCCAGGGCCTGGCTCCTGACCAATCTTCAGCGTGAACTACACTGCAGGGCTGTCATAAAGCACTCTTTCCCAGCCACCACCCTTCCAGTTTGCAATATTGGAACAATGAACTGCATTTGCTTTGGGATTTACATCAGCAGGGTTATTTTTAAACGTTTCGCACTAAGAACTGAGATAGAAAGATCAGAAATTCTTTTCTTTGATGctacattttgggttttttttaaaaaatgggtggaTAAGTGGAGTGGTGCTCTGTCCTGGCTACATGAAAATCCTGGGCTTctccattgatttctgtgggcagctgtctTTGTCATCACTGggggaacatttaaaaatagcttctcaaTGTAAACCAGGAAATGACCTATAAAGACAATGAGATGGTTCTTTCTACTCTTTTTATATGTCTTCTTCTGTGTCCTTTGCTCCATTTCTCTCAGGACAGGAGAGAAATGGAGCAAAGGATTTTCTACTTAACTCCTCTTGTCCCCTTGACTTATCTCCCAGCTAGCTTTTCCTGCCTGCCTCCTCGCTTCTTTTCAACCAGCTCCTAAGCAGGGAAGATCCAGAGCAGGAAGAAAGGGATCCatagcaggaggaagaggagcaggagggaagggagcCACTCCCATAGCTCAGAGCATGCATAGTCCTCATTGGAGTGTTTTGTGGTCTCTCCCCTGCATTGCCCCCACTCTGATTTTTgaaagatgttttgtacttcctTAAGCCTGTACTTCTGTaaagatattttgtatttctgtgtcCCCTTTGCAGGTAGATACCTTCCTTTTGTTCTCAGTGGCCCTGCTTTTGCTGCAAAGCTATTGTCACTCTGGGGCTCAGTTCTGTATTAGTAGGAGGGAATAGCCATTGGGGATTGATCCCCTCAATGGCAGGACAACAGGACTGTCTGTTCATTATCATATGATGGTTGAACACAGATGCTCTGTGTAAATCTGCCCTTAACTTCCATGGTTCGTCCACAGACATTTGCATACCTTTGCACCACTTGGGATCCATCTGGACAGATGTGAATGAAGCCATTTTGTCCTTTCTGCTGTTTATCCTCAGTGCTTCCTTTGGAAAAGAGCAAGGAAACCCAGGCAGAAGCAACTGATACACCAGGAGGATTCCATTCATATCACAACAGGTTGGCATGCCCTGTTTTACAGTTCAAGCAGCGTATGAAAGGGACAGACTGAGTAAATGAGCCTTTCCTTTAAATagaggtgggcaatgtgtggccctccagatgtggttgagCTCTAGTTCCCAATAgctctggccaatggtcagggatgatgggagttatagtcccaagaaaaactggaggaccacaagtttccCATTCCGGCTTTAAAGTCTATCAACGAAAGAGATTGCTTAGGGAAAAAAGCATGAAAAACGTGTTTTCACAAAGACAGGAGTAGATGGCTTGTTGCAAATTtacaaattcatttaaaaaaacaccaagaagTCTAACTgcaacaaaataaaacttttttattatttcaaaggaACACATTTATTTACAGAAACATTTTAGAACATACACTAAATTGCATCCTTTCATCACAAGTCCTTGCTTGTACGAAGTGTCTTTGACAGATCAATGGCCCCTCAAAATTCAATGTCTCTGACTTACTGCAAGTATGAAATTAGAAGTGTGGAAGGACAGTTGCGATTGGGCtgaaaatacagagaaaatatCCCTGCCCTATGCTTTtccctttcaaaatatttttggaGCCATATTTTTTCCAGTAAAGTAATTTTCAAGTTAAAGAGAAACATTACTTAACAGAGATACCCAAAATAAGAGAACAGCCTATCTCTAAATTAATACATATATAATTTAGACTATTATACTCCGTACCAGAAGTGCGGTGTATGATTAACATATATGAGAAAACTGTATTTTAGTTAtaacagaggtgggcagactttaggcttctactttgtttttttagtAAAACTCTGAGATGCACCAACCAGAACCTGGTACAAGAGACATACGCTTATGGCATGTCTAGATGAAGTGATATCCTGggaatcaccccaggatcatccctgtgcatgatccctcccttgccccaggatagctgggatggttttaatcctggctttccccccagtctcgggattgtcctgagacagcGGGACATGTGGACAGCCTTcctggtttcttcctggctcctcgcgagtaaccgtgaggtgCCAGGAAGCaagcacagggcacagcgctcttcAAACGCTCcctgcccattgggggtgggggtagtggggttggggcttctttttttttgcttactttttcgctggagcacttgTGTACTCCagctcctgtgtttgtttttaaaagtggcgggcgcgacatcctccatcctcccgggacgttgcgtgccgcatgtagacggagggggaggatctcacaatcatcatattgcgagatcatttccctccaccccactggtctagccatgccctcagagTGCTGTCTAAAACAGACATCAGAGGCTTCCCCACTGAACATTCCTTAGTCTGCAAACCTGCACACAGTTATGCACGGCTGACTCCCGCTGAAATCAAAGTGATCTATCGACATGGGACCGTAGACCAGACTGCATGCTTAGACAACTTATAATAAGCAGGATAACATGTAATGAAGAACATGTGGGGAGGTGTTGCTTGCCAGTAGGGAAACACCTAGAAATATTAAATGGGTAATAAAGAGAAGATGgtagtaggagagagagagagagagagagggaaagagagagattcAGCACTGGAAAGAAAGGACGGTGGACTGGGAGCAGAATGTGGAGGAACTGACTTTAAAAAGCTTTAAATGAGAAAACATTTTTACTTCAGACATCGCAATAAAGCCAcagtgaagatgaatgaaactaGTAATATTCTTTGCACATAGAATTGTATTAAAGTTGGCAGTATTAGCTCCACACTCTGTTCCTTTCCTTTACGTtcattactgggttttttttaaaaaaacaacaacacgaaaACAAGGCATGCAATACAAGGAAGAACTCCATGAATTCTCACTCCCTGATCTGATTCTGACCATAGGAACAATAACTTGGCTCCAATCCTCTCCTGGTACAGTCAGTAATGTCCATGTCACAAGTCTCACAGTGGCATTCTGTTGCCACTGGGTAGGAATAAAACGATTCCGTGTGACCAGCACAGCCTGGGATCTTTACAGTCTCATACATAATTGCCTTGAATGTGCAGACTTTCTGGACATATTTCTTTAGTAGGAGGTACTTATCAATAGGATCCTAAGGATGACAAAATAAAGACAGACTGGATATTAAATGCATTTGCTAATGTTGGCCTTTTAGCAGTGATTAACCATAGCTTTCTATTATTTTTAAGAACTCAATCAAAAATTATACTGATTATATTCTCTCATGATTTCAGTGAACTTTGAACAACTCACTAAACTAAATTCAATTCCTATTTTAGGATCTGTCATATCTGAAACACTTGTTACAGGATAACATGTTCGGTATCCAGTGGGCAACACCGTACACATGTTGCTCAACAGCAAAACAGGCAACTCTATAAACTGGAACAAATTTTAAAGTGCACAATGTCTTCCCAAGCAAGTGATCATTTGCTTATTGCTTTGGACAAAAACTTCAAGATGGAGTCCATGGTGCTTTGGGGTTCAGCCTTACATGGTACTTAGTGTATAGAATTCAACTATCTGCTAATGAAATCCTTGACCACAGCCTGCTGTCTGATGCAGAAGTTATCCTTAAATGTGCAAGGTATCATGGTGTGAATtacataaattatataaaatcACACTTTCTGTTACATACATGATGGGATCTTCAACAAGGAGTTTGACTTGCAAATCCCCTGGAACTTCATACCACTGTGCCAGCAGGGCCAGCCTAAATGCAGGATGATTTGTGAGATCTATGAATTGGAGTTATCCGTATGTGTCTGGGGAGACAActgttatttggaagtaagtccttccAGGAAACTGGAGTGTGAAACTCCAATCTCAAGGCTGAAATCCCAATGTGCACTGTAACACAACTGCTCTTatgtctgaataaacatgcatataatTACTCTGTTGGCgtatttatttggaagtacatTCTACAAACTTTCTTCTGCTTACATGTACTTAAGATCACAGGGTTCCAGAATGATTCCTGTCAATGATCTCAACTGGCAAGgatagaattattattttaaaaatatattttgctaAAGTGTTTGTCAGAAACTAGAACCATGGCTTAAATGGTATTATTTTGGAAATACTTCATTACTCACTTAGACTGATGGATCCTTACCTTTGTGAAGCAATAGCCAGAGCACCAAGTTGCATTCACGCTAATGCAAAAGCCACACTCTTCATTCTCCACCACTATTGTGACATTGGACAGCTCACAGTGATTACAGCAGATTGTTTTCCAGCAAAGTAACAGGACATAGAAATTAATTGTCTTCATCCTGTAGTGCAAATCAGAGAATTCAGAGGCACAGGAGCAGCATTGCTTATGGTTCTACATACCTTTAGGAGCAAATAACATTAGTATTCTTTGTACACTGATACAAAGTCCAACatttaaaaggagagagaggatgGATAAACACAGAGTATCATCAACAAAATAGATCTTTAGCGTTATTGTTAGAAGATAAGGGATTTCTttaatttgtgtttgtgtgtgtgttaatctgATTATACTTGagagaaaataaagaaataatcaaACACATTTCCACTGAATAGACCTCTATTGCTCTTACAAATAAGTTATTTTATGTTAtcaaaaaggaaaacagaataaatgcattaaaagagGCAGCAAaagattattactattttttctttttaaaatgaagttttTGTATCTAAAGTTTTACAAAGTCCTTGTCATTTCCCAAACAGTCTTTATTAAGAATCTGATGAAAAGTTACCTGAATTAGATTTGCCTTGCTGGAATTAGTTGTGGAGAGAGGAAAGCCTCACATTGTCCTTTTATACAAAATCAGATGTAACTTACACCTGGAGGATTTGCAGGGTATTAAGATAAATGGCATTAGTTTAAATCCTGATGAGAGAGAACAAATATTTAGCCAGACAGTGAGATAAAACCTTGTAAAAAGATGGCCATGAATAATGGTGTTGAATTCCAAATAACAGTTAAGAATTTCACCAGAAGGAACTGACTTGTGGCTTGTTAAATTTTGTAATAGTTTTTTTTATCAGCAATATTATAATGCAATAAAGCCTACCACAGCCtatcccaacctgatgccctccaaatgttttggactacaactcccagcattcctgatcattggctatgctggctggtgcttatgagagttgaagtccaaagcatctggagggcaccaggtgggtaGAGCCTATGCTATGCTAACCATGGACAATGACTTGGACATTGAGAGGTGTTCTGAAGGACCGAGAGGTGTACTGAATGTAGGTGCCTGTCTGTCccatcttaggcctaatctacaccaagaaggatattgcactatgaaagttatattaaagcagtatataagacatagaagccacaccaagcagattatagcactgtgaaagcagtatatggtatgtgttaatgggtcccaacaattgtcagtgcacttcaatactgctataaagcagtagtgtggctcctgccttttatatactgctttcatagtgcaatatcctgcttggtgtggaatAGGCCTTGGTCTACATGCTCTTGCCTGGGGCTTAAGCTCCATGGGTCATTATTATTTGcctacagatgatgatgatgatgatgatgatgatgatgatgactttctcattcatggcggtttttctagatgaacatgacaggctttgccaaatcatgctgtcttttacagattcaggagtttctgaaggttttctgtatagtttttttgataGGGTTGCTGTTCCTTCTATGGATGTTCATGTGCTTGTTGTTGGTACATCCGTGCTTTCAATATTGGTATTCTGTTGTGCTATTTCTTCTTTGATTTTTGGAATTTCATGTTCTGTTAGCATTTTGTTGTTGATTATAACTCTTTTTtgatctattagtctttgttcTGTTACAGCGTCCGTTAGGTGGGGGTATATTTGCAGAACTAGTCTATGAAGTTCTGTTCAGTATCCTGATGCTATTGTTTCAAGTTGTGTGCTTTTGTAGTAACAGCGCATAACGTTATGTTTCATTTTCGTCTGACCAAGCTAAGCGTTGCCTTGGGTGTCCTGCTTTGGTGATTGCCTGTGGAGCAGGCAAAATGCGTctgggggagtttgggtggtTGTGCTTTGCCTTATTCATTGCCTGTTCATTTCCATTTTGGCTGACTGTTAGGTTTGTGCAGCATTCTCGGCCTTGACACTGCCCATTCAAGGCTTTTTTTCTAGTGTTAGGAACCATTTTTCACACTAACAGTATTAGTGTTAGAAACCATTTTTTCACACTAATGCTTGCATAGTGACTGTACtttgtttgaaagccttttttccTTACAGTATGGCAATTTTAGTGTGAGatatgcagggtttttttctttcagagatcttaacatgtgggacaCGGTTCACCCACCaagaaatatgctttgccccttctgtgtcaccccccccccccgaattttttTCCTGGTGCCACCAGTGTCCCCAATTCCATTTCTCTTGCCAGTTCACAAAGACAAAATAAGTACATAGCTTAACCATGCTTTCCCCATAGTAGAATGCCTGATGAATAGAAATTGTTACATTTTAggccataggatcatagaatagtagagttggaaggggcctatcaggccatcaagtccaacctggATCAGATAGTGTCACTAGCATTATTCTCTCCTGCTTCTGAATGTGGTGGTGCAAATGGTGACATTACCCAACTGTCTTTGAAAGCGTTGCACTGATGCCTCTGGCAGCTTTTCATCATCATAAGTTGCCATGTAATATTTGTTCTACCCCTGCCCCCCACAATTTGTTTCCTGTTCTGTCttgtgagtctac
This window encodes:
- the FSHB gene encoding follitropin subunit beta, whose translation is MKTINFYVLLLCWKTICCNHCELSNVTIVVENEECGFCISVNATWCSGYCFTKDPIDKYLLLKKYVQKVCTFKAIMYETVKIPGCAGHTESFYSYPVATECHCETCDMDITDCTRRGLEPSYCSYGQNQIRE